The proteins below are encoded in one region of Gopherus flavomarginatus isolate rGopFla2 chromosome 12, rGopFla2.mat.asm, whole genome shotgun sequence:
- the LOC127032544 gene encoding olfactory receptor 5V1-like yields the protein MENQTTVTEFILRKLSSDPQMQIFLFSMFLIIYLITLGSNIVIMVVIRTDSHLNTRMYFFLFHLSFVDICYSSVTVPNMLMNFLAEHKTISVNGCIAQIFLFILLVGAEIFILSAMAYDRYVAICDPLHYLQTMSKGICVQLVSGSWTMGFLYALLNTVFALKLHFCGPNQINHFSCELPPLLQLSCTDTLTNQVVLLTSVLIFGSSSFLLTLISYIYIISTILRIQSAEGRRKAFSTCTSHLIVVGLLYLTGFLQYTKPSSVSSVVLDEIVSIQYSILTPMLNPIIYSLKNKEVKIALGKTLGKLKFLK from the coding sequence ATGGAAAATCAAACCACAGTGACCGAATTTATTCTCCGGAAACTTTCCAGTGACCCACAGATGCAGATTTTCCTCTTCtcaatgtttttaattatttacctAATCACTCTGGGTAGTAACATAGTGATCATGGTGGTGATAAGAACTGACTCTCATCTTAACACCCGAATGTACTTCTTTCTCTTCCATTTATCCTTTGTTGATATCTGCTATTCCTCAGTCACGGTGCCTAATATGCTGATGAACTTCCTAGCGGAGCACAAAACTATTTCTGTCAATGGCTGCATTGCCcagatatttctttttatcctcttGGTTGGTGCTGAAATTTTCATTCTCTCAGCCATGGCTTATGACCGCTATGTTGCCATCTGTGATCCATTACATTACTTGCAGACAATGAGCAAAGGGATCTGTGTTCAGCTGGTAAGTGGTTCATGGACCATGGGCTTCCTCTATGCCCTTCTGAACACAGTTTTTGCCCTCAAGTTGCATTTCTGTGGGCCCAATCAAATCAACCATTTCAGCTGTGAGCTCCCTCCTCTGTTACAACTGTCCTGCACTGACACCCTCACCAATCAAGTGGTGCTTCTTACTTCTGTTTTGATATTTGGGTCAAGCTCCTTCCTTCTCACGCTGATCTCCTACATTTACATCATCTCTACCATCCTGAGGATACAATCTGCAGAGGGCAGgcgtaaagccttctccacctgcacctcccacTTGATTGTGGTTGGCTTGTTGTACCTGACAGGTTTTCTCCAGTACACAAAACCCAGCTCAGTCTCTTCTGTGGTTCTGGATGAAATAGTCTCCATCCAGTACAGCATCTTgacccccatgttaaaccccatcatctacagcctgaaaaacaaGGAGGTGAAAATAGCACTGGGTAAAACGTTGGGGAAATTGAAGTTTCTCAAGTAG